From Vibrio crassostreae, one genomic window encodes:
- a CDS encoding MATE family efflux transporter: MLLSSIIHHTRGDFVRRLIAIALPITLQSIMFSSRGLVDVLMLGQLGEADIAAVGVASRAMFVTTIMLVGVTTGGALLTAQYWGAGNRQGVRESTALTWLVSTLFALLTIVSFVSFPAQIMGVTTDSQEVISLGVEYIVITSFSMLAVSCVSSMAVGLRAMHKPGLSTFFSGIGILSNVFLNWVLIFGNLGFPALGIKGAAIATVLSGAIEVATLFGYLYFSKHLLAFKLCDIKAAATVEKVVRFLKLSLPTTFNFLAWAGGLFAYHAIMGQSGVQGLAALSVMTPVESISLSLLIGMSNAAAVLVGNQLGAKNNEAVYYQALGLTILCFLTSIVVAIFLYFIQTPILNAFSALTEETRALSEKFIVILSVGIVIRSIPMTVIVGVLRAGGDVKFCLYQDLIAQWVIGIPLAAIAAIYFKLPPEWVYLLFLTEEVIKWGGALYRMKTRKWIKNLIGS, from the coding sequence ATGTTGCTCTCTTCAATTATTCATCACACACGCGGTGATTTTGTTCGCAGGTTGATTGCCATAGCTTTGCCAATCACCTTGCAGAGCATCATGTTCTCGAGTCGAGGCTTAGTGGATGTGTTGATGCTAGGTCAGCTTGGCGAAGCAGACATTGCGGCTGTGGGTGTGGCGAGTCGTGCGATGTTCGTGACGACCATTATGCTGGTGGGTGTCACCACCGGCGGCGCTCTTCTTACTGCTCAATATTGGGGAGCGGGCAATAGACAAGGGGTGAGAGAAAGCACAGCACTAACCTGGCTGGTTTCGACGTTGTTTGCGCTGTTGACCATCGTGTCCTTTGTCTCTTTCCCGGCACAAATCATGGGCGTGACGACTGACTCTCAAGAAGTCATCAGCTTGGGCGTTGAATACATCGTTATCACCTCATTTAGCATGTTAGCCGTATCGTGTGTCAGCAGTATGGCCGTTGGCCTAAGAGCGATGCACAAACCTGGATTGAGTACCTTCTTCAGTGGTATTGGTATCCTGTCTAACGTGTTCTTAAACTGGGTACTGATTTTCGGTAACTTAGGATTTCCGGCTCTTGGCATCAAAGGTGCGGCGATTGCGACCGTACTGAGTGGCGCAATTGAAGTGGCGACCTTGTTTGGTTACCTCTATTTCTCTAAACATTTATTAGCCTTCAAACTTTGTGATATCAAAGCTGCGGCAACGGTGGAGAAAGTCGTTCGCTTCTTGAAATTGTCTCTGCCGACAACCTTCAACTTTTTAGCTTGGGCTGGTGGCTTATTCGCTTATCACGCCATCATGGGGCAATCGGGCGTGCAAGGTTTAGCTGCGCTTTCGGTGATGACGCCCGTTGAGTCTATCTCGTTGAGTTTATTGATTGGCATGTCGAATGCTGCCGCGGTTTTAGTGGGTAACCAACTCGGTGCGAAGAACAATGAAGCGGTTTACTACCAAGCTCTCGGCTTAACGATTTTGTGCTTCTTAACCAGTATTGTGGTGGCAATTTTCCTCTACTTTATACAAACGCCAATATTGAATGCCTTTAGTGCTTTGACAGAAGAAACCCGAGCGCTTTCAGAGAAGTTTATTGTGATTCTGAGTGTGGGTATTGTCATCCGCTCTATTCCAATGACAGTGATCGTTGGTGTACTCAGAGCGGGTGGTGACGTGAAGTTTTGTCTATACCAAGATCTGATTGCTCAGTGGGTGATAGGTATTCCTTTGGCAGCCATCGCCGCTATTTACTTTAAGCTTCCACCTGAGTGGGTTTACCTACTGTTCCTTACTGAAGAAGTGATTAAGTGGGGCGGGGCGCTCTATCGCATGAAAACAAGAAAATGGATTAAAAACTTGATAGGAAGTTGA
- a CDS encoding ABC transporter ATP-binding protein, with amino-acid sequence MLKLSDLCKGYVDGGEFHPVLQGAELTLNQGDQLALMGESGSGKSTLLNLIAGLDLADSGEIAFPHFNMHDSTERDRTAYRRNNIGHIFQQFNLLPTLNIADNIRFCRQLKGLPEDKGLWRQILSALDLMPLLGRYPEEASGGQQQRAAIARALYMEPKILLADEPTGSLDERNAEAVMRLLTSLARQLECTLLLVTHSEKVALHMDGRIRLQGGQLHVMARS; translated from the coding sequence ATGTTAAAGCTGTCAGACCTATGTAAAGGCTACGTCGATGGGGGGGAGTTTCACCCTGTTTTGCAAGGTGCTGAATTAACATTAAACCAAGGTGACCAGCTAGCATTAATGGGAGAAAGTGGTTCAGGTAAAAGTACTTTACTGAACCTTATTGCGGGGTTAGACCTAGCTGATTCAGGTGAAATTGCTTTCCCTCACTTCAATATGCACGACTCTACCGAGCGTGACCGCACCGCTTATCGCAGAAACAACATCGGCCATATCTTTCAGCAGTTCAACTTACTGCCGACATTGAACATTGCCGATAACATTCGTTTTTGCCGCCAATTAAAAGGCTTACCCGAAGACAAGGGGCTCTGGCGACAGATCCTTTCTGCTTTAGATCTGATGCCTTTGCTTGGTCGTTATCCTGAAGAGGCGTCTGGTGGTCAGCAACAACGTGCGGCAATTGCTCGTGCGCTGTATATGGAACCAAAAATCTTACTGGCCGATGAGCCGACAGGTAGCTTAGATGAGCGCAACGCTGAAGCGGTAATGCGTTTGCTGACCTCTTTGGCTCGCCAATTAGAATGTACATTACTGTTGGTAACACACAGTGAGAAAGTAGCGCTGCATATGGATGGCAGGATCCGCCTACAAGGAGGGCAACTGCATGTTATGGCCCGTAGTTAA
- a CDS encoding ABC transporter permease translates to MLWPVVKALLGHYRRYPLQIILVWLGLTLGVSLLVGVTAINQHAKQSYAHGEKLFSNPLPYRIRPKHNANKIPQGFYIHLRREGFQQCSPFDHHRITDENGSNFMLIGIDPVSMLQLQPGVALKDLNTLNLMKPPYPILVSDDLAEHMEWKNGDYIHLMDGSELGPLMVDQNNIIDGTRLIADISLLRMLKRSAGLSVIACSDMSPEKFERLKNMLPNGLTISRSSKAELESLTSAFHLNLKAMGMLSFVVGLFIFYQAMSLSFIQRQPLVGILRQTGVSGWQLAKALCLELLLLVGLSWICGNIFGVMLANQLLPAVSSSLGDLYDANVGLTIDWNWRWSGYSLLMALLGAFLACAWPLVRLLRSQPIRLTSRLSLMRFAGTEFTWQALIGCGFLVAAVAVYQAPQTQETGFAIIALMLISVALFTPFLMWKLFNSLSYSLRWVRARWFFADAASSMSYRGVATMAFMLALTANIGVETMVGSFRDTTDKWLTQRLAADLYIYPTNNAAARMSNWLSEQPEVDSVWWRWEKDVASPVGSIQVVSTGPSEGELEALTIKLGIPNYWYHLHHSKGVLISESMSLKLGIRPGDYIDLYDSLGSGWQVVGVYYDYGNPYHQVMMSHRNWLYGFAGRGNVGLGVILKDDVNSVGLRSRLESVFRLGSERVFDNNNIHSQAMRVFDRTFAIADTLGNITLVIAVFGIFFATVAGEVSRQRHISLQRCLGVSAKELILTGSLQLFVFGLISSLIAIPLGLALASLIVDIVIKQSFGWSLELQVIPWDYLQTFAWAMAALMLAGALPVMRMIRNTPMKSLRDAL, encoded by the coding sequence ATGTTATGGCCCGTAGTTAAGGCACTACTCGGTCATTATCGACGTTACCCACTTCAGATTATCTTGGTATGGCTTGGTTTAACCCTAGGCGTATCACTTTTGGTTGGTGTTACTGCCATTAACCAACACGCCAAGCAAAGCTATGCACATGGCGAAAAACTCTTTTCGAATCCTCTTCCTTACCGTATTCGACCAAAACACAACGCCAATAAAATTCCGCAAGGCTTTTATATCCATCTTCGACGTGAAGGCTTTCAGCAGTGTTCTCCTTTTGATCACCACCGTATCACTGATGAAAATGGTTCAAATTTCATGCTGATTGGCATAGATCCAGTCTCTATGCTTCAACTGCAGCCGGGCGTTGCGTTAAAAGATCTCAATACGTTAAATCTAATGAAACCGCCATATCCGATCCTTGTGAGCGACGATCTCGCCGAACACATGGAGTGGAAAAACGGTGACTATATCCACCTTATGGATGGCTCTGAGCTTGGTCCATTAATGGTTGATCAAAACAACATCATTGATGGTACAAGGCTGATTGCTGATATCTCGCTACTGAGAATGCTGAAACGCAGCGCAGGCCTCTCGGTGATTGCATGCTCAGACATGTCGCCTGAGAAGTTTGAGCGTCTTAAAAACATGCTACCCAATGGTTTGACAATCTCACGCAGCTCTAAAGCGGAATTAGAGTCACTGACTAGCGCTTTTCACTTAAATCTTAAAGCGATGGGTATGCTGTCGTTTGTGGTTGGTTTATTCATTTTCTATCAAGCGATGTCGCTGTCGTTTATTCAGCGTCAACCGTTAGTCGGTATCTTAAGACAAACAGGTGTGTCGGGCTGGCAACTGGCTAAAGCACTTTGCTTAGAGCTACTGCTATTGGTCGGACTGAGCTGGATCTGCGGTAATATTTTTGGTGTCATGTTAGCCAATCAATTGTTACCTGCGGTATCTTCAAGCTTAGGTGATTTATACGATGCCAACGTTGGTTTAACGATTGACTGGAATTGGCGCTGGAGCGGCTACAGCTTATTGATGGCGTTACTTGGTGCGTTCTTAGCCTGCGCTTGGCCATTGGTACGTTTGCTTAGATCACAACCGATTCGTTTGACCTCTCGATTGTCTTTGATGCGTTTTGCGGGTACTGAGTTTACTTGGCAAGCTTTGATTGGCTGTGGCTTCTTGGTTGCAGCTGTCGCTGTGTATCAAGCCCCTCAGACTCAAGAAACGGGTTTTGCGATTATCGCACTGATGCTAATTAGTGTGGCTTTGTTTACACCGTTCTTGATGTGGAAGTTATTTAACAGCTTATCTTATTCATTGCGCTGGGTTCGTGCTCGTTGGTTCTTCGCGGACGCCGCTTCAAGCATGAGCTACCGTGGCGTGGCGACGATGGCCTTTATGTTGGCATTAACAGCCAATATTGGGGTAGAAACCATGGTGGGTAGCTTTAGAGATACTACTGATAAATGGTTAACACAGCGCCTGGCCGCCGATCTTTATATCTACCCAACCAACAATGCCGCTGCTCGTATGAGTAACTGGCTGTCAGAACAACCTGAAGTAGATTCGGTTTGGTGGCGTTGGGAGAAAGATGTTGCTTCTCCAGTCGGCAGTATTCAGGTTGTCAGTACGGGTCCTTCTGAAGGCGAACTAGAAGCGCTGACAATCAAATTAGGTATTCCGAATTACTGGTACCACTTACACCACTCTAAAGGTGTGTTGATCAGCGAATCGATGTCTCTCAAGTTGGGGATTCGCCCTGGTGACTACATTGACCTCTATGATAGCCTCGGCTCTGGTTGGCAGGTTGTTGGAGTTTATTACGATTATGGTAACCCTTACCATCAAGTCATGATGTCACATCGAAACTGGCTGTATGGGTTTGCAGGGCGGGGTAATGTAGGCCTTGGCGTAATACTCAAAGATGATGTTAATTCGGTAGGCCTTCGCAGCCGATTAGAAAGCGTATTCAGGCTTGGCTCTGAGCGTGTATTCGATAACAACAATATTCACAGTCAAGCGATGCGTGTGTTTGATAGAACGTTCGCGATTGCAGATACATTAGGCAACATCACCTTGGTTATTGCAGTCTTCGGTATCTTCTTTGCTACTGTAGCGGGTGAAGTGTCTCGACAAAGACATATATCCTTGCAGCGCTGTTTGGGTGTCTCGGCGAAAGAGCTGATTCTGACAGGTAGCTTGCAGCTGTTTGTATTTGGGCTTATTTCCTCCTTGATTGCGATTCCGCTTGGCTTGGCGCTAGCGAGCTTAATTGTTGATATCGTGATAAAGCAGTCTTTTGGGTGGTCACTCGAGTTACAAGTGATTCCTTGGGATTATTTGCAGACATTTGCGTGGGCCATGGCAGCATTGATGCTCGCTGGTGCTTTACCAGTGATGAGAATGATTCGGAACACTCCGATGAAGTCACTGAGGGATGCGCTTTAG
- a CDS encoding lipocalin-like domain-containing protein, producing the protein MRFSMFLRNSSTKLRHRILSSLLLTSFFSIFLSVWGYYSYFIDPGEKGENEVNSVLVSEHFNVFEPVLPDRNVSLPQDFKFHPEFQHEWWHYFASLKGDDGKDYSVQWSFFRIATDERETPGWQSPQVYISNVVVSSKSKVWKEQRMARGGIGQAGMTNRPFRLWIDNWNWRALGNTPFPGRLQVQTDTFGLELDTIAKGPYVLNGDNGYQKKHDLLPVASYNFSAPFLSLSGVLNLDGVTKEVEGTAWVHKEWGSGLLGVGQQGWDWFVFNLDDGTALSINRYRHNQQLPYVFGTLATRSGKVYQLTESDISIQPLQNTTLMNGRRMPLQWIINVPKHDINLTTRIIRRDMWLPFVIPYWEGPIKASGSHEATGFMQLTGY; encoded by the coding sequence ATGCGCTTTAGTATGTTTTTACGGAATAGCTCAACTAAGTTAAGACATCGAATCCTGTCTTCTCTTCTATTAACCAGTTTCTTCAGCATCTTTTTAAGTGTTTGGGGCTATTACTCCTATTTCATCGATCCCGGTGAAAAGGGCGAGAATGAAGTTAACTCGGTATTGGTTAGTGAACATTTCAATGTGTTTGAGCCAGTGTTACCAGACCGCAATGTTTCGCTACCACAAGATTTTAAGTTCCACCCAGAGTTTCAACATGAGTGGTGGCATTACTTTGCGTCTTTGAAAGGCGATGATGGCAAAGACTATTCGGTTCAGTGGAGTTTTTTCCGTATTGCAACGGACGAACGTGAAACTCCTGGGTGGCAAAGCCCTCAAGTCTATATCTCAAATGTAGTGGTCTCTTCTAAGTCCAAAGTATGGAAAGAACAGCGCATGGCTCGTGGCGGCATTGGCCAAGCGGGGATGACTAACCGTCCATTCAGACTTTGGATTGATAACTGGAACTGGCGTGCACTCGGCAACACACCATTTCCAGGCCGTCTTCAAGTGCAAACTGACACTTTTGGACTTGAGCTCGACACTATTGCAAAAGGGCCATATGTACTCAACGGCGATAATGGCTATCAGAAAAAACACGACTTATTACCTGTCGCGTCTTATAACTTCAGCGCTCCATTTTTATCTTTGAGTGGTGTGTTGAACTTAGACGGCGTTACCAAGGAAGTGGAAGGAACTGCGTGGGTACATAAAGAGTGGGGTAGTGGCTTACTTGGAGTGGGTCAACAAGGTTGGGATTGGTTTGTGTTTAATCTCGATGACGGCACTGCGTTAAGTATTAACCGTTATCGTCATAACCAACAGTTGCCTTACGTATTTGGTACATTAGCAACGCGCTCTGGCAAAGTTTACCAATTGACGGAATCCGATATTTCAATTCAACCATTGCAAAATACAACGTTGATGAATGGAAGGCGGATGCCTCTGCAGTGGATCATTAATGTCCCTAAGCATGATATCAACCTCACGACGCGTATTATACGCAGGGATATGTGGCTTCCTTTTGTCATACCATATTGGGAAGGGCCGATTAAGGCGAGCGGGAGTCATGAAGCGACAGGCTTTATGCAATTAACCGGCTACTAA
- the nhaA gene encoding Na+/H+ antiporter NhaA: MTDVIRDFFKMESAGGIILVIAAAIAMFVANSPLNEMYQGVLHSYVLGMSVSHWINDGLMAVFFLLIGLEVKRELLEGALKSKETAIFPAIAAVGGMLAPALIYVLFNSSNPEALQGWAIPAATDIAFALGIMALLGNRVPVSLKVFLLALAIIDDLGVVVIIALFYSGDLSTLALTVGFIATGVLFMLNNKHVTKLSVYLIVGAILWFAVLKSGVHATLAGVVIGFAIPLKGNKGEHSPLKHLEHALHPYVAFAILPIFAFANAGISLEGISISNLTGMLPLGIAMGLLVGKPLGIFLFSWGAVKTGVAKLPEGVNFMNIFAVSVLCGIGFTMSIFISSLAFGPTNADFDTLARLGILMGSTTAAILGYFLLSISLPKTKHQEVKL, translated from the coding sequence ATGACCGACGTCATCCGTGACTTCTTTAAAATGGAATCTGCTGGCGGCATCATCCTAGTAATCGCTGCGGCGATCGCAATGTTTGTAGCAAACTCACCACTGAACGAAATGTACCAAGGTGTACTTCACAGTTACGTTCTTGGTATGTCTGTGTCTCACTGGATTAACGATGGCTTAATGGCTGTCTTCTTCCTTCTAATCGGCTTAGAAGTTAAGCGCGAACTTTTGGAAGGCGCATTAAAGTCTAAAGAGACAGCAATCTTCCCAGCTATCGCAGCTGTGGGTGGTATGTTAGCTCCTGCACTTATTTACGTGCTATTTAACTCAAGTAACCCTGAAGCGCTTCAAGGTTGGGCTATCCCGGCTGCAACAGATATCGCATTCGCACTGGGTATCATGGCTCTTCTTGGTAACCGTGTACCGGTAAGCCTGAAGGTATTCTTACTAGCATTGGCAATTATCGATGACCTAGGTGTTGTTGTTATCATTGCACTGTTCTACTCAGGTGACCTATCAACGCTTGCACTGACGGTTGGCTTTATCGCGACTGGTGTGTTGTTCATGCTAAATAACAAGCACGTAACTAAGCTGAGTGTGTACTTAATTGTTGGTGCGATCCTGTGGTTCGCTGTATTGAAATCTGGTGTTCACGCAACATTAGCTGGTGTAGTAATTGGTTTTGCTATCCCACTAAAAGGCAATAAGGGAGAGCATTCTCCGCTGAAACACCTAGAGCATGCTTTGCACCCATACGTAGCTTTTGCAATTTTGCCAATCTTCGCATTTGCAAACGCAGGCATCTCACTAGAAGGCATCTCAATTTCAAATCTTACAGGCATGCTACCGCTTGGTATTGCTATGGGTCTATTGGTTGGTAAGCCACTGGGTATATTCCTATTCAGCTGGGGTGCTGTGAAAACGGGCGTAGCTAAGCTTCCTGAAGGTGTGAACTTCATGAACATCTTCGCGGTATCTGTGTTGTGTGGTATTGGCTTTACGATGTCTATCTTTATCTCTTCATTGGCATTTGGTCCAACGAATGCAGATTTTGATACGCTAGCTCGATTAGGCATCCTGATGGGATCTACGACAGCAGCTATCTTAGGTTACTTCCTGCTAAGTATTTCTCTACCGAAAACTAAGCACCAAGAAGTAAAACTATAA
- a CDS encoding OmpA family protein translates to MMKIPYLLLPVLTMTLLACSNQQEEAYIETPEAEQIADLQDDDKDGVVNARDICPGTPETSQVDNDGCGETIRAEEVRQLKILFAHDSFEVNPIFSDQISTMAEFLATYKSASIEIQGYASKVGSNEYNLDLSKKRANNVQDELLSNGIEPERVRIVGYGEERLENDGDDPTSHALNRKVTATVVGLSEQIVEEWTIFTTLEK, encoded by the coding sequence ATGATGAAAATACCTTACTTATTACTTCCCGTGTTAACGATGACTTTACTTGCCTGTTCGAACCAGCAGGAAGAGGCCTATATCGAGACACCTGAAGCTGAGCAGATTGCAGACCTGCAAGACGATGATAAAGATGGTGTGGTAAACGCTCGTGATATCTGCCCTGGTACGCCTGAAACGTCACAAGTCGACAATGATGGTTGTGGAGAAACGATTCGTGCGGAAGAAGTCAGACAGCTAAAAATACTCTTTGCTCATGACTCATTTGAAGTGAATCCAATCTTCTCAGACCAGATCAGCACGATGGCAGAGTTTCTTGCAACCTACAAAAGTGCATCGATTGAAATACAAGGCTATGCGAGTAAAGTGGGTTCCAACGAGTACAACTTAGACCTTTCAAAAAAACGAGCAAACAATGTTCAAGACGAGTTACTGTCGAATGGTATCGAACCAGAGCGTGTGAGAATTGTCGGCTATGGTGAAGAACGATTAGAAAACGATGGTGATGACCCTACTTCACACGCACTGAACCGTAAGGTAACAGCGACAGTAGTTGGGTTAAGTGAGCAGATCGTAGAAGAATGGACCATTTTTACCACGCTAGAAAAATAG
- a CDS encoding TolC family outer membrane protein: MKLFKLSIMCCLVTATPLTAQTLEQSVAITLATNPEIKSIFNEYVSVKKRNDASGGAYKPSIDLDAGIGYEGINPAPNNGPDTDLTRKEATISLTQLLWDGSATLYDIDRTAAEAESVRLQLIADAEDKALEVTQIYLDAVKATEVLALSESNLSIHKKIYKDIKKRANSGIGSTADVSQVEARIAKAHGNLLAAQNNLIDTHTQFRRVVGQEPLGLIYPRADISRIPLSLTDAIVDALDQHPVIKVANADVDSAHFQYKQSKGVNYPTFSIEASQSWRDDAGGDEGSSQETLAMLRMRYNLYNGGTDSANSEAAAYQLNKAKDLRDRAYRQVEEGLRLSWSALDLTLQQKNFLSDHVDSASETVIAYEKQYRIGKRTLLDLLNTENELFEARKDYLDAHYSEQYAKYRVMNATGSLLNALLVDIPEEWTTPVEY, encoded by the coding sequence TTGAAATTGTTTAAATTATCCATCATGTGCTGCTTAGTTACTGCAACACCGCTCACCGCTCAAACTCTGGAACAGTCTGTAGCTATTACTTTGGCAACGAATCCAGAGATAAAAAGCATCTTTAATGAATATGTGAGCGTGAAAAAACGTAATGATGCCTCTGGAGGCGCATACAAGCCCAGCATCGATCTTGATGCTGGTATTGGATACGAAGGTATAAACCCTGCACCAAATAACGGCCCCGATACCGATCTAACAAGAAAGGAAGCGACGATTTCTCTCACTCAATTGCTGTGGGATGGTTCCGCGACACTGTACGACATTGATCGTACTGCCGCAGAAGCCGAGTCGGTACGTTTGCAATTGATCGCGGATGCCGAAGACAAAGCGCTTGAGGTAACACAAATTTATCTAGACGCAGTAAAAGCCACTGAAGTGCTGGCACTGTCAGAAAGTAACCTTTCAATACACAAGAAAATCTATAAAGATATAAAGAAACGAGCGAATTCAGGCATAGGTTCAACAGCGGATGTATCTCAGGTAGAAGCTAGGATTGCAAAAGCTCATGGTAACTTGTTGGCCGCACAGAATAATTTGATCGATACCCACACCCAGTTTAGACGAGTAGTTGGTCAAGAACCCCTAGGCTTAATCTACCCAAGAGCCGATATTTCTAGAATTCCTTTGTCATTAACCGACGCCATTGTTGATGCATTAGACCAGCACCCTGTAATCAAAGTCGCAAACGCAGATGTCGATTCAGCCCACTTCCAATACAAACAATCAAAGGGCGTGAACTACCCTACCTTCTCCATCGAGGCTTCTCAGTCGTGGCGTGATGATGCAGGTGGCGATGAAGGCTCAAGTCAAGAGACCCTCGCGATGCTACGCATGCGATATAACTTGTACAACGGCGGAACAGACAGTGCTAATTCAGAAGCTGCGGCATACCAATTGAACAAAGCCAAAGACCTGAGAGATCGCGCTTATCGACAAGTGGAAGAAGGTCTTCGCCTCTCATGGAGTGCATTGGATCTAACGTTACAACAAAAGAACTTTCTATCCGACCATGTTGATTCAGCTTCGGAAACTGTTATCGCATATGAAAAACAATACCGAATAGGCAAACGTACTCTGCTTGACTTACTCAACACTGAGAACGAACTATTTGAAGCCCGTAAAGATTACCTAGATGCCCACTATTCAGAGCAGTACGCTAAGTACCGTGTGATGAACGCGACAGGTTCTTTATTGAATGCTCTACTGGTCGACATTCCAGAAGAGTGGACTACGCCCGTGGAGTATTAA